AAAAGTTCCGGTAAAGCTCATACATATGCAAAGCGGAACGATAAAACCGCCAGTCCACGTAGTCAAGGCCATTCCAATCAGGTTGCACATTCTTCCCGGTGAGAAATAATCATTTCTTTTCGATAGAATATATTATCAATCGGATCGACCACCATTATGACTCTGGCTTAATTTTAGTCTCAACTTTCTGACTTGTGTTGCCAGGGACATATTACCGGATGTTCGGGCTTGGCTCATAGCCTGTCTGCCGACAGGCAGGCGGTATTGGCCGCCGTACGAATCACACGACGTGATTCGCGGCGGACAATCGGGGACATTGCTTTAGCGGTGTCCTCACAAGCCGGCCTGTCTGCGTGCGGCACGCACAGGCAGGCCATGGACGGCTGGCGAGAATGAGCGAGAGCCATGCCGGTAAGTTTCTTTCCACTGTTTTTAGAGCAACTCAGAAAGTTGAGTTTAGTGTTAATCAGGTAAAGTTATTTATTGGTTTTTTCTCCACAAGATAGAATGTGGTAAGGATTATTATTGGTACTCTATCATGTGGTGATTTTTTTCAAGACAGTTGTTAATTCCCATTCGTTGTGGATTCGATCGCTGGGGCTCCTTCTTTTTCGCGCCCCGCTACCAAGGCCTTGATGAACCCCATGAACAGAATAAGGGCCGGGACCAACTGGGCCACAACGATCAGCGCACAGACACCAACAAAAACGATGACGAGGATCCCGCTCTTGTAAACCACTACGCTCTCCGCGGCAAATGCTGGGCTGATAGCTGCCAGAACCAAAAAGATTGTTGAGATAGTCGTTTTCATTTTTACTCCTCCTTTTCTATGCATCTCCTAAAGGTTTCAATGTCTCTTCTATATTCTTTATACAATATACAGTAAGCATAAAACGTACCAACAAGGAAATAAAACTCATCTTATTACGTAACCTGTTGGATTTACTCGTTTTAATGAGATAAACGGGAAAAAGAGAATTTAGTTTATTTCGTCCTAGTGTATATATTCTTTGTACATTGTATCCTCTTATATAGACTTCCGGGAGATATTTAATACCCTAACCCGTTGAATATTAAAGGTTTAGCAGATGTTCTTTGGGAGTATACGAAAAAAGTGCTCCTATTCCAGTACCTTGCTTTCAGCCACTATACTTTTGTAGTAAATATTTTGGTTCATCCGACTAAAGCGTACTTTGTCTCATGCAAAGCAAATATCTTGAGCTTGGAAAATTAAAGGCCCTAAGTGCAGGTAAATTGTCAGTGGGTTTTCAGTATATTGATAAAAAGTAAAGTTTTGAGACAAAAAACCGATATTTTTTTAATAATGATTTAAATTATAATCACAATTTTGTCATATTAACATCGAATTGTAGATATATTATCATGGATGCATACGTTGCCAGACAGCCGATTTTTGATCAGCAAAAGCGAATATATGCCTACGAATTGCTTTTTCGCGATGGCACCGCTAACTTTGCTGCGGATATTGATGGTGATGTGGCTACTCACACGGTTCTGGCCAACAGTATCTTGACTATCGGGATGGACGTTATTGCCGGCGGGAAAAAAACTTTTATCAATTTTACCCGTAATTTGCTGGTAAATAAAGTTCCTCTGCTGCTGCCTAAGGAAAATATCGTTGTTGAAATTCTTGAGGATGTGCAGGCGGAAGAAGAGGTGGTTGCTGCTTGCCGGGAAATGGGTCAAAAAGGGTTCGAAATCGCCCTTGATGATTTTGAATATTCACCGGAACTGGAGCCGCTGATATCTCTGGCTGATATCATTAAATTTGATTTTCGCCTCAGTTCTCCCGAGGAGATTAAAGCTTATATCCAGCAGTTAGCGGGAAAAAATATCCGCCTGCTGGCGGAAAAGGTTGAAACCCTGGAAGAGTTTAAGCTGGCTCTGGATATGGGTTTTGAGTTGTTCCAGGGTTATTTTTTTTGTAAACCCGAAATCATGAAGGGAAAGGAGATCCCTTCTTCGCAAATAGCCCAGCTGCAAATTATGGCGGAAATAAACAAACCTGATTTCGATTTTAATGAACTGGAGGCCTTGATTGTCAGGGATGTGGGGATATCCTATAAATTACTGCGTTATATCAATTCACCCTTTTTTGCCAAACCCAGTAAAATTTCAGCTATTAAACAAGCCCTGGTCTATATGGGTGGGACTGAGCTGCGGCGTTTTATGTCCCTGATGACGATTACCACACTTGCCGAAGGTAAACCACATGAATTGATCAGCTTGTCCTGTATCAGGGGGAAATTCTGTGAATTATTGGGTAAGGAAAGTAAATATCAGCTGAAAGCGGCTGAACTTTTTACCGTCGGTATGTTTTCCCTGATTGATGCGATTATTGATCAGCCGATGGATAAGGTGATGGAAAAATTGCCATTGTCGGAAAGCTTGGTTACAGCGTTGGTTCACAAGAAGGGACTGCTGGCCGGATTCCTGATGCTCAGTATTGCCTATGAACAAGGGAAATGGGCTTCCATTGCAAAAATTGCCAAACGGTTGGGTATCGATGAAGCTGCAATTCCCAGGCTCTATAGTGAAGCCTGTCAATGGAGTAATTCAATTGCCAGTATGTAAAAAGGATAGCTGTCGAATTTAATCTCTCAACTTCCCAGGTTGGTTTTGCGGACCTCGGAGGTTTTCCACCAATTCAGCCGCCGTGGTATTGCCAGGGCAGTATCAATCCCAAAATCAAAGCCGCTAAAAAATCTCTTTGATAGATATCTCCTGTTCGGTTAAATTTTTATCATCATTTCAGTTGCAACTGCCTACCAGATTTTGACAGAGATACTCAAGCTTTTTGCCGCTGCTTTCCAGCGAACTCAACTTTCTGACTAGTGTTGCCAGGGACGGCCGGCGAGAATGAGCGAGAGCCATGCCGGAATATCCCTGTAAATTTCTTTCTACTGTTTTTAGAGCAACTCAGAAAGTTGAGCAGTGAATTAATATTGCGCTTTAAACTGCTTTTTGCTAGGTTGTTTTTTATCTTTTCAAATATCCAGATAAGGAGTTTGACATGGCTTTGTACAAAGTTTTAATCACCGATAACCTGGCACCTGAAGGCATTGAAATTCTTCAAAATGAGAGCCAGATTGAACTTGAAATAAAGGTGGGCATTCCCCCTGGAGAGCTGAAAGCCTGTATAGGCGATTATGATGCTATCATTACCCGAAGTGGAACAACTATCACCGCCGATCTGCTGGAAAATCCCGGCCGGTTGAAAATAATCGGCCGGGCCGGGGTCGGGCTGGACAATATTGATCTTGAAGCCGCCAGCATCAAAGGGGTTATTGTCATGAATGCCCCTACCGGCAATACCATTGCCGCAACGGAACTAACCATGGGTATGATGCTGGCCGCCGCCCGGAAAATTCCGGCTGCCAATATCTCCCTGAAACATGTGGAATGGACCCGGAAGAAATTCATGGGACGACAATTATATGGTAAAACCCTGGGAATTATCGGCCTGGGACGGATTGGCGGCAGCGTTGCTGCCCGGGCCAAAGCCTTCGGGATGAAAATAATTGCCTTTGATCCTTATATCAAAAAAGCCAAGGCTACCGGACTTGGAGTTACTCTTTATGACCGTT
The window above is part of the Pseudomonadota bacterium genome. Proteins encoded here:
- a CDS encoding HDOD domain-containing protein — translated: MDAYVARQPIFDQQKRIYAYELLFRDGTANFAADIDGDVATHTVLANSILTIGMDVIAGGKKTFINFTRNLLVNKVPLLLPKENIVVEILEDVQAEEEVVAACREMGQKGFEIALDDFEYSPELEPLISLADIIKFDFRLSSPEEIKAYIQQLAGKNIRLLAEKVETLEEFKLALDMGFELFQGYFFCKPEIMKGKEIPSSQIAQLQIMAEINKPDFDFNELEALIVRDVGISYKLLRYINSPFFAKPSKISAIKQALVYMGGTELRRFMSLMTITTLAEGKPHELISLSCIRGKFCELLGKESKYQLKAAELFTVGMFSLIDAIIDQPMDKVMEKLPLSESLVTALVHKKGLLAGFLMLSIAYEQGKWASIAKIAKRLGIDEAAIPRLYSEACQWSNSIASM